One genomic segment of Spartinivicinus poritis includes these proteins:
- a CDS encoding sensor histidine kinase, with protein sequence MKSISRTLGMGLASSVCFLSLLIGLITYAAMGESFKSFFSSKLDDDAKTLLSLLSTHNQQLILDDKGISQLHYRTYSGHYYVIQSARQTFRSRSLWDFNFNPPSLAVGEKRVSELPGPDEQQLMVLSQGFSIGDIPITVTVAEDVGGLYTSFRTMTGGLLWGLLVAILLLLVIQQWLLHRGLKPLTRLKKSLHALQTGELTVISTHKMPKEIQPLVAALNQLLENTAELLKRSRNAVGDLSHALKTPIALMQHTIISEVTNQPELSKKLLRQLTSIRQYSEQKLTSARLAGDILPGAQFEPHKDLMDLIQTLHTIYQAKSVTIDWQPHRWPERIAMNREDALELLGNLLDNACKWANQRVNLSFSHTDAHQQLTIADDGPGVAKENQTLLTQRGKRLDEQVDGHGLGLNIVANIIQHYQGNIEFIGQGQLGGLEIIIQLPTNIDKLK encoded by the coding sequence CTGCGATGGGTGAAAGCTTTAAATCCTTTTTTAGTAGCAAGCTGGACGATGATGCGAAAACCTTACTTTCCTTACTGTCCACTCATAACCAACAACTAATACTGGATGATAAAGGTATTAGCCAATTACATTACCGCACCTATTCTGGCCATTATTATGTTATTCAAAGCGCCAGGCAGACATTTCGTTCACGCTCATTATGGGATTTTAATTTTAATCCACCTTCCCTAGCAGTAGGCGAAAAACGGGTCAGTGAATTACCAGGCCCTGATGAGCAACAATTAATGGTATTAAGCCAAGGGTTTAGCATTGGTGATATTCCTATCACAGTCACTGTGGCCGAAGATGTCGGTGGTTTATACACCAGTTTTCGTACGATGACCGGTGGACTATTATGGGGATTACTGGTGGCTATACTACTGTTGTTAGTCATCCAACAATGGTTACTCCATCGAGGTTTAAAACCACTCACTCGGTTAAAAAAGTCACTCCATGCTCTACAAACAGGGGAATTAACCGTTATCAGTACGCACAAAATGCCCAAAGAAATTCAACCCCTGGTGGCTGCACTTAACCAGCTACTTGAAAATACGGCTGAATTACTCAAGCGAAGCCGTAACGCAGTAGGTGATTTAAGCCATGCGTTAAAAACCCCTATAGCACTGATGCAGCATACCATTATCAGCGAAGTCACTAATCAGCCAGAGCTCAGTAAAAAGCTCTTACGCCAGTTAACCTCTATTCGCCAATATAGCGAACAAAAATTAACCTCAGCACGATTGGCTGGTGATATATTACCCGGCGCGCAGTTTGAGCCCCATAAAGACTTAATGGATCTGATTCAAACCTTACATACGATTTACCAAGCCAAATCTGTCACTATTGATTGGCAACCACATCGTTGGCCAGAGCGCATTGCCATGAACCGGGAAGATGCCCTAGAACTACTGGGTAATTTACTGGATAATGCCTGTAAATGGGCTAATCAGCGGGTAAATCTTAGCTTCTCCCACACCGATGCCCACCAACAACTCACTATTGCTGATGACGGCCCTGGTGTTGCCAAAGAAAATCAAACCCTGCTGACTCAACGAGGTAAACGCTTAGATGAACAGGTAGATGGCCATGGTTTAGGGCTGAATATTGTTGCTAACATTATTCAGCATTATCAAGGCAATATCGAATTTATTGGCCAAGGTCAATTAGGCGGGTTAGAAATTATAATTCAGCTGCCGACTAATATTGACAAATTAAAATGA
- a CDS encoding helix-turn-helix domain-containing protein, which translates to MEAFETYCKGMAAHLRKIRKQRGMTQEALAEAANISPEYVSRIERGINKPSLKTLYDLSMVLEFKFILIDEGPEQETNH; encoded by the coding sequence ATGGAAGCGTTCGAAACATACTGCAAAGGAATGGCAGCTCATTTAAGAAAAATAAGAAAACAACGTGGCATGACCCAAGAAGCACTAGCAGAAGCCGCTAATATCAGCCCTGAATACGTCAGCCGGATAGAGCGAGGAATCAATAAACCATCACTTAAAACCCTATACGACCTTTCAATGGTCTTAGAATTTAAGTTTATATTAATTGACGAAGGACCTGAACAAGAAACTAACCACTAG
- a CDS encoding bifunctional alpha/beta hydrolase/class I SAM-dependent methyltransferase has translation MEKHFITHDGVALFYRYWPAKKAPEKQAIVLLHRGHEHSGRMAHLVEELDLNEFDFFAWDARGHGQSPGQRGFSPDFGTLVRDLQTFIEHITSTYQININNIAIIGQSVGAVVAATWVHDYAPNIRCLVLASPAFKIKLYIPLARTAIKLWYKFKGLFFVNSYVKAKFLTHDPKRIASYNTDPLITRPIAANVLLGLYDTAERVVADAAAIAVPTQLLISGADFVVHHQPQHAFFARLSSVIKEKHLLPGFYHDTLGELHRELATSKIRDFITRLFASPQQQLSMLNAHQQSYTKVEADELAVPYPINSWQGLYWQLYRWSLQLAGILSEGIRLGHQTGFDSGSTLDYVYRNQPMGTSSLGQWIDQHYLNSIGWQGIRQRKVHLEECLRLVIQWLKNNNMPINILDIAAGHGRYVLEAIETSNIKPDSILLRDYSELNVEQGQQLIKEKGLTDITTFTTGDAFDQASTAQITPTPSIGIVSGLYELFADNALITQSLAGLASALPEGGYLIYTNQPWHPQLEMIARALTSHREGQAWVMRRRTQLEMDQLVESAGFTKITQRIDDDGIFSVSIAKRVLE, from the coding sequence ATGGAAAAACACTTTATCACCCACGATGGCGTAGCGTTATTTTATCGATATTGGCCTGCCAAAAAGGCACCAGAAAAACAAGCTATTGTCTTGTTACATAGAGGCCATGAACACTCCGGTAGGATGGCCCATCTGGTAGAAGAACTGGACTTAAATGAGTTTGATTTTTTTGCCTGGGATGCCCGTGGTCATGGTCAATCACCTGGGCAACGTGGTTTCAGTCCTGACTTTGGCACACTGGTACGCGACCTACAAACATTTATTGAGCATATTACATCCACATACCAGATAAATATCAATAACATTGCCATTATTGGTCAAAGTGTTGGTGCGGTGGTAGCTGCAACCTGGGTACATGATTATGCCCCCAATATTCGTTGTCTGGTGCTTGCTTCACCCGCTTTTAAAATAAAGCTTTATATCCCGCTTGCCAGAACTGCAATTAAACTGTGGTATAAATTTAAAGGTTTGTTTTTCGTTAACAGTTATGTCAAAGCCAAATTTCTCACCCATGACCCAAAACGCATTGCCAGCTATAACACTGATCCATTGATTACTCGCCCCATTGCTGCCAATGTATTATTAGGGTTATATGATACTGCTGAGCGAGTGGTAGCCGATGCAGCAGCAATAGCAGTTCCTACCCAACTGTTAATCTCTGGAGCAGATTTTGTGGTTCATCATCAACCACAGCATGCTTTTTTCGCTCGACTAAGCTCAGTTATTAAAGAAAAACATCTGTTGCCAGGCTTTTATCACGACACTTTAGGTGAACTACATCGTGAGCTTGCAACGAGTAAAATTCGCGACTTCATCACTCGCCTGTTTGCCTCACCACAACAGCAATTATCAATGCTGAATGCCCACCAACAAAGCTATACCAAAGTTGAAGCAGATGAGTTAGCTGTCCCCTACCCCATCAACTCCTGGCAAGGGCTATATTGGCAGCTGTATCGCTGGTCACTGCAGTTGGCCGGTATTTTGTCTGAGGGTATTCGCTTAGGCCATCAAACAGGGTTTGACTCTGGAAGCACCCTTGATTATGTATATCGCAATCAGCCAATGGGCACTTCATCACTAGGGCAATGGATTGATCAACACTACCTTAACAGCATTGGTTGGCAAGGCATTCGCCAGCGTAAAGTTCATTTAGAAGAATGCTTACGTCTAGTCATACAATGGCTTAAAAATAACAACATGCCAATTAATATTCTGGATATTGCTGCAGGCCATGGCCGTTATGTCTTAGAAGCGATTGAAACCAGCAATATTAAACCAGACTCAATTCTACTTCGTGATTACAGTGAGCTTAACGTTGAGCAAGGCCAACAACTAATCAAAGAGAAAGGGCTTACCGATATTACTACCTTTACGACAGGTGATGCGTTTGATCAGGCTAGTACAGCTCAAATTACCCCCACCCCTTCGATTGGTATTGTTTCTGGATTGTATGAATTATTTGCTGATAACGCATTAATTACTCAGTCATTGGCTGGACTTGCCAGCGCTCTTCCCGAAGGTGGTTACCTTATTTACACTAACCAACCTTGGCACCCTCAGTTGGAAATGATAGCCCGCGCATTAACCAGCCACCGAGAAGGACAAGCCTGGGTGATGCGCCGCCGTACTCAACTAGAAATGGACCAGCTAGTTGAATCTGCAGGCTTTACAAAAATAACCCAGCGAATTGATGATGATGGCATTTTCTCTGTATCTATTGCAAAGCGGGTTCTTGAGTAG
- a CDS encoding substrate-binding periplasmic protein: MIVTAMKLFTALLLLISFFSYAEEDKLLKITTGEYPPWSSADFKHGGFVHHVISEAFKHEGFKVEYTYYPWARNYKQGQKGDFHATAFWYHSEEREKLFYYSNPLYAEDVVFFHLKTTKFKEWDTLENLGQYRIGITRGYTYTPEIWEAQKKGNLNIVVSNSDKINFKMLLRKRTDLFIMATVAGYSLLQKELSMTHMQTLTYNPKPLFSSEGHLLFPKVRPDAQDLLKVFNKGLKALKNNGFYEKYYDLLLEGYYELP, translated from the coding sequence TTGATTGTAACTGCAATGAAACTCTTTACCGCTCTTCTTTTACTTATCAGCTTCTTCTCATATGCAGAAGAAGATAAATTACTAAAGATAACTACAGGTGAGTACCCTCCTTGGTCATCGGCTGACTTTAAGCATGGAGGATTTGTTCACCATGTTATTTCTGAAGCCTTTAAGCACGAAGGCTTCAAGGTTGAGTATACTTATTACCCTTGGGCAAGGAATTATAAACAAGGCCAAAAGGGCGATTTTCATGCTACTGCGTTTTGGTATCACTCAGAGGAGCGCGAAAAACTATTTTATTACAGTAACCCGTTATATGCGGAAGATGTTGTTTTCTTTCACTTAAAAACAACTAAGTTTAAAGAGTGGGACACCCTTGAAAATCTTGGACAATACAGAATTGGCATTACTCGAGGTTATACTTATACTCCAGAAATCTGGGAAGCACAAAAAAAAGGTAACTTGAATATTGTTGTTAGTAACTCAGATAAGATAAATTTTAAGATGTTGCTCAGAAAAAGAACTGATTTGTTCATCATGGCAACTGTTGCTGGCTATAGCCTTCTACAAAAAGAGTTATCGATGACCCACATGCAAACATTGACTTATAATCCTAAACCACTATTTAGTAGTGAAGGACATTTATTATTCCCCAAGGTACGACCAGATGCTCAAGATTTACTTAAGGTTTTCAATAAGGGGTTAAAAGCTTTGAAAAACAATGGTTTTTATGAAAAGTATTATGACTTGTTATTGGAAGGTTACTATGAGCTACCATAA
- a CDS encoding winged helix-turn-helix transcriptional regulator, translated as MGLQKDNERRVFLNNEECPIRNVVAQIGDKWSILILFALVDGPDRFNSLKSRIEGISQRMLTQTLRDLERDGFVLRTVYPQVPVKVEYELTELGKGLSASVWKLVSWAGDHHADIRKARQQYDEESER; from the coding sequence ATGGGTTTACAAAAAGACAATGAAAGACGCGTTTTTCTGAATAATGAGGAATGTCCCATCCGTAATGTGGTGGCTCAAATCGGTGATAAATGGTCCATTCTGATTCTGTTTGCGTTGGTTGACGGCCCAGATCGCTTCAACTCTCTAAAGTCACGTATTGAAGGGATCTCACAACGTATGCTGACACAAACACTCCGCGATTTAGAGCGCGATGGTTTTGTACTCCGTACAGTTTATCCCCAGGTTCCGGTGAAAGTGGAGTATGAGCTAACAGAGCTGGGAAAAGGCCTATCTGCTTCCGTATGGAAGTTAGTATCTTGGGCAGGTGATCATCATGCCGATATCCGCAAAGCACGACAACAATACGATGAAGAAAGTGAAAGATAG